In Exiguobacterium sibiricum 7-3, a genomic segment contains:
- a CDS encoding C40 family peptidase has translation MKSYYALPLTALLLTATISPVATYAATPTKVETKKPLSEKALAKKKTEIAKLATSLIGTPYKEGGTTTKGFDASGFTQYVYQKSGLTLERTIAKQAAMPLKTVTLKKAVPGDLLFVQAKKAKAPNFVGIYTGKNKFVAVTTKKVESQDLTWSYYAKQDIIIKSYQ, from the coding sequence ATGAAATCGTATTACGCTCTTCCCCTGACAGCCTTATTGTTGACAGCAACTATCAGTCCAGTCGCAACATATGCAGCGACACCAACAAAAGTCGAAACAAAAAAACCGCTGTCGGAAAAAGCACTCGCGAAAAAGAAAACAGAAATCGCTAAATTGGCGACATCACTGATCGGGACACCGTATAAAGAAGGCGGTACGACAACAAAAGGGTTTGATGCGTCGGGCTTCACGCAATACGTTTATCAAAAAAGCGGTCTGACACTCGAGCGGACGATTGCGAAACAAGCCGCGATGCCGTTGAAAACTGTCACACTCAAAAAAGCCGTCCCGGGTGATCTATTGTTCGTCCAGGCGAAAAAGGCGAAAGCCCCCAACTTCGTCGGGATTTATACCGGCAAAAATAAGTTCGTTGCCGTAACGACGAAGAAGGTCGAATCGCAAGACCTGACGTGGAGTTACTACGCGAAACAGGACATCATCATCAAATCGTATCAGTAA
- a CDS encoding MFS transporter yields MSSSSTRLSQADWLLIATLSMLTFVLGTSEFVIVGILSEIADGLNITIAKAGTLVSAFAIAFAIGTPITMSLTGHLERRKLMLSLIFVWIILNICSGIAPNYELLLVSRIVTAVLTGVLISLAMVVASDSVPIAKRGVAVSFIFGGFTMANVLGVPIGTFIGQHAGYAATFWLTSSLGVVALLAVLKVVPVQQSESSGSIREQLSLLANPRIMIAFFIPSFGFGATYVVYTYLVPVLELELKLPSAWISPILLAYGVVSIFSNILAGKIASKNPIGRLRFVFIVQAIVLAALYVTTASVSLGLINIALMSLMSILLTTSTQIYLIDLAEKFNPEAKGLAASLMPVASNVGIAFGSALGGLVYANGPIMNIALVGGAVALLAAALTAVSHRLDQRA; encoded by the coding sequence ATGTCATCATCATCGACTCGTTTGAGTCAAGCCGACTGGCTGTTAATCGCGACGTTATCCATGTTGACCTTTGTCCTTGGAACAAGCGAATTCGTCATCGTCGGTATTTTATCCGAAATCGCGGACGGTCTGAACATCACGATTGCAAAAGCCGGAACGCTCGTCTCCGCCTTCGCGATTGCCTTTGCGATCGGAACACCGATTACGATGTCCTTGACTGGACACCTTGAGCGACGGAAGTTAATGCTCAGTCTGATTTTCGTCTGGATCATCCTGAATATCTGTAGCGGGATTGCACCGAACTATGAACTGTTACTCGTGTCACGAATCGTGACGGCTGTTCTGACGGGTGTCCTGATTTCACTGGCAATGGTCGTCGCAAGCGACAGTGTGCCGATCGCGAAACGCGGCGTCGCTGTCTCCTTCATCTTTGGTGGATTTACGATGGCAAACGTTCTCGGTGTCCCGATCGGTACGTTCATCGGACAGCACGCCGGTTATGCTGCTACATTTTGGCTGACAAGTAGCCTTGGTGTCGTCGCCTTGCTCGCTGTCCTGAAGGTCGTTCCGGTCCAGCAATCGGAATCATCCGGTTCAATCCGGGAACAGCTCAGTTTACTCGCCAATCCACGGATCATGATTGCCTTTTTCATTCCGTCGTTCGGATTCGGTGCGACATACGTCGTCTATACGTATCTCGTCCCGGTCCTTGAGCTGGAATTGAAGCTACCGTCGGCCTGGATCAGTCCGATTCTACTCGCGTACGGCGTCGTCTCGATCTTCAGTAACATCCTGGCCGGAAAAATCGCCAGCAAAAATCCGATCGGCCGTCTACGGTTCGTCTTCATCGTTCAGGCGATCGTACTCGCTGCTCTCTACGTGACGACAGCATCCGTGTCACTTGGTCTGATCAATATTGCCTTGATGTCCTTGATGTCGATTTTATTGACGACCTCAACACAAATCTATCTGATTGACCTGGCAGAGAAGTTTAATCCGGAAGCAAAAGGACTAGCCGCTTCCTTGATGCCGGTCGCAAGCAATGTCGGGATTGCCTTCGGTTCCGCACTCGGCGGACTCGTCTATGCGAACGGTCCGATCATGAACATCGCCCTTGTTGGTGGTGCCGTTGCCTTACTCGCAGCCGCTTTGACGGCTGTCAGTCATCGGCTCGATCAGCGGGCATAA
- a CDS encoding OsmC family protein: protein MQATVTWNQKMGFSGETESGHHLAMDAAPENGGDNQAPRPTELLLHAVAGCTGIDIVSILEKMRLTLTSFEMDIEGERADDHPRRFTTISIHYRLEGDLPDDKVRRAISLSKDKYCSVSQSLNAEIEVYYSINGVRNEEPI, encoded by the coding sequence ATGCAAGCAACAGTCACTTGGAATCAGAAGATGGGTTTTAGCGGGGAAACCGAATCAGGACATCACTTGGCAATGGATGCCGCACCGGAAAACGGCGGGGACAATCAGGCACCCCGGCCGACGGAACTCCTGCTTCACGCCGTCGCCGGCTGTACCGGCATCGATATCGTCTCGATTTTAGAGAAGATGCGTTTGACATTGACATCATTTGAAATGGATATCGAAGGGGAACGGGCAGATGACCATCCGCGCCGCTTCACGACGATTTCGATTCATTACCGGCTCGAAGGCGATTTACCGGACGATAAAGTCCGCCGGGCGATTTCGTTGTCCAAAGATAAATACTGCTCGGTCTCCCAGTCCTTGAACGCTGAGATTGAAGTCTACTATTCCATTAATGGTGTCCGGAACGAGGAACCGATTTGA